A window of the Sphaerodactylus townsendi isolate TG3544 unplaced genomic scaffold, MPM_Stown_v2.3 scaffold_1492, whole genome shotgun sequence genome harbors these coding sequences:
- the LOC125424925 gene encoding eukaryotic translation initiation factor 4 gamma 2-like — protein sequence MQKMLPEIDQNKDRMLEILEGKGLSFLFPLLKLEKELLKQIKLDPSPQAIYKWIKDNISPKLHVDKGFVNILMTSFLQYISSEVNPPNDEPDSSSAPSKEQLEQEKQLLLSFKPVMQKFLHDHVDLQVSALYALQVHCYNNSFPKGMLLRFFVHFYDMEIIEEEAFLAWKEDITQEFPGKGKALFQVNQWLTWLETAEEEESEEEAD from the exons ATGCAGAAGATGCTGCCAG agaTTGACCAGAATAAGGACCGTATGCTGGAGATcttggaagggaaaggacttaGCTTCTTATTTCCACTTCTGAAACTGGAAAAGGAGCTATTAAAGCAAATAAAGTTGGATCCATCCCCTCAAGCTATCTATAAATGGATTAAAGACAACATTTCACCAAAACTTCATGTAGATAAGGGATTTGTTAATATTTTGATGACCAG TTTCTTGCAGTATATTTCTAGTGAAGTAAACCCACCTAATGATGAACCAGATTCTTCATCTGCTCCTTCTAAAGAGCAGTTAGAGCAAGAAAAACAGCTGCTTCTTTCATTTAAGCCAGTAATGCAGAAGTTCCTTCATGACCATGTTGATCTACAAGTGAGTGCTCTGTATGCTCTCCAAGTGCACTGCTACAACAACAGCTTCCCAAAAG GCATGTTACTGCGCTTCTTTGTTCATTTCTATGATATGGAAATCATTGAAGAAGAAGCTTTTCTGGCATGGAAAGAAGACATTACACAAGAGTTTCCAGGAAAGGGCAAAGCTTTGTTCCAg GTAAATCAGTGGCTGACCTGGCTGGAAACTGCTGAGGAAGAAGAATCTGAGGAAGAAGCTGACTAA